The region GCTGAAGAAGAAGCTGCCGAATATATCCAGTCCAATGTGACTAAGCCTGTGGTGGGTTATATTGCTGGCGTGACAGCACCGAAAGGCAAGCGTATGGGGCATGCGGGTGCGATTATTTCGGGCGGTAAAGGTACTGCCGAAGAGAAATTTGCAGCTTTCGAAAAAGCAGGGATGGCCTATACACGTAGTCCGGCTGAGCTTGGTTCGACCATGTATCAGTTGCTAAAGGATAAAGGTTTAATTTAAACGATAAAAGTCCAACATAAAGCCCTCTGATTGAGGGCTTTTTTTATAAGAAATACATAATAGTTTGGTTTGATAAGAAGAAATTGTGAGCTGAATCGCACTTTGTTATAATGTTTGTGTAAATAAAATACATAATAAGATGAATGCCAATGCTAAATAACAATAACTATTACTCCATCACCTATGTGTTGTTTGCTGCAGGAATCAGCTTGAATCCTTTATATGCTGCTGTTACAGACACACAAAGGCATCAGGTGGTCAAACAAATTAAGTCTGGAGACGCCCAAAAAGGTCTTAAGATACTCGCAGAAATGGTACGCAAAGATCCTGCGAACATGAACCTGCTGGCTGACTTTATTTTGTTAAGCCGACAATATAATCCCAACCTAATTCAGCAAGATTACAATCTGAATCACTTAAAAATTTCAACATATCCAGTCTATGGGCAGCTGCCTTTAGTCATGTTACTGCGTGATCAGGGGAAGTTTTCGCTGGCTGAACAATATGCAGCAAAATTTCAGAAAAACAGCGCAAGTGATATTCCATGGGATTTATATCGTGGCATGTTGCTTGCGGAAAGTGGTCAATTCGAGCAGGCAGAGCAACGGGTCAGGAAAATTGACCAGCAACAGCTGAATGCTGATCAGCTGGTACAATTGGCCTATACCTATCGTTTATTAAGACAACCTATACAGGCACTGAATACCGCAACTCGCGCTTTATCGATAAGTCGTTCGGAAAGCGTGCAGGAGCAGTATGTGCTGGCTTTAGCAGCCAGTGCTGATTATGACAGTGCAAACCGTTATTTACAGCAGCAGGGTAAAGGGCAAGGTCGTCTCAAGCATGAAGTACAGCTGATCAAGTTTAGTCAGCACATTCGTAATGCCATTGACTTCTATAAAGTACAAAGTGAAAAGGATCAGGGCAAGATTGCCTATACAGAGCTGGATCAGGTGATTTCGGAAATGCAGGCTTATGAAAATGAGCTGGCTCAATATCCCGAGTTACGTCAAAGATTTTATTATGAATATATTTTTGCATTAAGTGCACGGCAACGTTCTACTGAGGCTTTGGCACAACTGGCTAAAATAAATCAGTCAGTGGAGCAGATGCCTGCCTATACCCGACATGCACTTGCTGATAGCTATTTGCGCAATCATAAACCAAAGCAGGCGGAAATATTGTACCGTAGTCTGTTTAAAGAAAAGAATTATGTGGACTATGACGTCTATGCAGGTCTGTACTATAGCTTGATTGAACAAGAAAAATTTAAAGCTGCTGATGATGTGATTAAGGAAATGGATCAGCGCTTACCAATATTTTTCTATAGTCAGGCCAAAGGTGTAGACCGTACGATCCATATGGACCGTGATGAGTATCTGATCTTAAGAGGTCTTCACTATAGTTATAAAAACCAGCTGGATAAGGCAGAACAATATTTTCAGGACCTGGTAAATAAATCTCCAGCAAATCGTAGTTATATCAATTATCTTGCGACTGTACAGCGTTGGCGTGAGAAACCATTGCAAGCACAGGCAACAGTT is a window of Acinetobacter sp. ASP199 DNA encoding:
- a CDS encoding poly-beta-1,6 N-acetyl-D-glucosamine export porin PgaA, with protein sequence MLNNNNYYSITYVLFAAGISLNPLYAAVTDTQRHQVVKQIKSGDAQKGLKILAEMVRKDPANMNLLADFILLSRQYNPNLIQQDYNLNHLKISTYPVYGQLPLVMLLRDQGKFSLAEQYAAKFQKNSASDIPWDLYRGMLLAESGQFEQAEQRVRKIDQQQLNADQLVQLAYTYRLLRQPIQALNTATRALSISRSESVQEQYVLALAASADYDSANRYLQQQGKGQGRLKHEVQLIKFSQHIRNAIDFYKVQSEKDQGKIAYTELDQVISEMQAYENELAQYPELRQRFYYEYIFALSARQRSTEALAQLAKINQSVEQMPAYTRHALADSYLRNHKPKQAEILYRSLFKEKNYVDYDVYAGLYYSLIEQEKFKAADDVIKEMDQRLPIFFYSQAKGVDRTIHMDRDEYLILRGLHYSYKNQLDKAEQYFQDLVNKSPANRSYINYLATVQRWREKPLQAQATVSLLNGTEPSTQATRINSMQNAQAVFDVQTWRSRNTDLLERAATDTGVVRSHKELEDRERFTISHNSIYAKSEADDQDQVTNLNGSREKQSWTRLNTPWFTDYYRAFVEHQYRSGEYEEGKRDDQRIGVGLEWADNRKYATVALSQATDGDRFGVNLTWNHWLNDHWNYGLAYNSQAEIPLQIQDEHEGQSYRFDLNWQQHESTKAGLSYQFTDIDDGNERQELGTYFKQRIFQAPHHLTDLNLYGFWASNKDDVETPYFNPSSSWSAEAGLEHDWVTWRSYDQSLTQRFSFNLGVYDQEDYDSGLIYLAKYQHLWQITRTWSLNYGVSYGQHPYDGEDENRLEASFGFEGRF